From one Bacteroidota bacterium genomic stretch:
- a CDS encoding transcriptional regulator encodes MGFQELDPLLHNQLRLSIMSVLISNESAEFSHLLESSGATRGNLSVQISKLKEGGYISVKKSFRNNYPLTTCKITKKGIEAFENYVKAISGYLNTGRGE; translated from the coding sequence ATGGGATTTCAGGAACTTGATCCATTGTTGCATAACCAGTTGAGACTAAGTATTATGTCGGTACTGATCAGCAATGAGTCGGCAGAGTTTAGTCATTTATTGGAATCAAGCGGGGCAACCCGGGGCAACCTCAGTGTGCAGATCTCGAAACTGAAGGAGGGGGGATATATCTCCGTGAAGAAGTCGTTCCGCAATAATTATCCCTTGACTACCTGTAAAATTACGAAGAAAGGTATTGAGGCTTTTGAGAACTATGTTAAGGCTATTTCCGGTTACCTTAATACGGGTAGAGGTGAATAG
- a CDS encoding T9SS type A sorting domain-containing protein, giving the protein MYRNILTILFAVMVSSVFSQVPKKIVVEHFTNTRCGVCASKNPGLYENLNNNPDVLHLAIHPGSPYQNCWLHLHNPGENDGRTNYYGIYGATPRLVIQGEAKSAGINFSDPALFSPYESQTSPYSLYTSETRLGGDSVRVDVTVKAVAAHSLSNAKIFLAYAEEILPFAAPNGETQHHDVFRKAFTPVEGMMIDLPANGDSVIISLSIAIDTEWNMDQMYALAILQDAVTKEVLQAGKTDMVNNIAGIFSNNVEEIRLGVYPNPARESITVGEVSGMVEIIGIDGKTALVQRFDEKAADRRIDISILPEGVYIVRNGIKVSRLSITR; this is encoded by the coding sequence ATGTATAGAAATATCCTTACTATTTTATTTGCGGTAATGGTTTCATCGGTTTTCTCGCAGGTACCGAAAAAAATCGTTGTCGAACATTTTACCAATACCCGTTGTGGGGTATGCGCCAGTAAGAATCCTGGCTTATATGAAAACCTGAATAACAATCCGGATGTTTTGCACCTTGCCATACATCCCGGTTCACCTTACCAGAATTGCTGGTTGCATTTGCATAATCCCGGGGAGAATGACGGAAGAACTAATTATTACGGCATTTACGGGGCAACGCCCAGGCTGGTAATACAAGGGGAAGCCAAATCTGCCGGTATCAATTTCAGTGATCCTGCACTTTTTAGTCCCTACGAATCCCAGACCAGCCCATACTCCCTGTACACAAGCGAAACCCGTTTGGGAGGAGACAGTGTGAGGGTGGATGTAACTGTAAAAGCTGTAGCAGCACATAGCTTATCAAATGCAAAAATCTTTTTAGCATATGCCGAAGAGATACTTCCTTTTGCGGCTCCCAATGGAGAAACCCAGCATCACGATGTTTTCAGGAAGGCTTTTACACCGGTTGAAGGTATGATGATCGACCTGCCGGCAAATGGGGATTCGGTAATTATTTCTTTAAGCATTGCAATAGATACAGAATGGAATATGGACCAAATGTATGCACTTGCCATTCTCCAGGATGCCGTTACGAAAGAAGTACTGCAGGCAGGAAAAACAGATATGGTGAACAATATTGCAGGTATTTTCAGCAATAACGTTGAGGAAATAAGACTTGGGGTCTATCCCAATCCGGCCAGGGAGAGTATTACTGTTGGCGAGGTAAGCGGAATGGTGGAGATCATTGGAATAGACGGGAAAACTGCACTGGTTCAACGATTTGATGAAAAGGCAGCCGACCGCCGCATCGATATTTCCATACTTCCTGAAGGAGTATATATTGTCAGAAATGGAATTAAAGTTTCGAGGCTTTCGATAACAAGGTAA
- a CDS encoding alkaline phosphatase has protein sequence MKKTLFFVLLIGVFFAGCQQHSQTTQKQEKPAKNIILLIGDGMGTSQVFAGITANKGKLNIERFNDIGFSRTQSASDYITDSGAGGTAIAVGVKTYNGAIGVNTDTVPVKSILEYAEDADKATGLVATSTITHATPASFSAHQKSRHMYEEIAGDIVNNDIEVFIGGGLKHFKERKDSVDLTNTLLEKGYTMVYKQELIPTVTEGKLAGLLYEEAPPKFSEGRGDMLPLSSAKAIELLNQDANGFFLMIEGSQIDWGGHANDAQYIVDEMLDFDKAVGIALDFAEKDGNTLVIVTADHETGGMGLNGGDFTTGMVEGGFTTDNHTGVMVPVFAYGPQSDLFRGIYENTALFDKMMQAFGFEKK, from the coding sequence ATGAAAAAGACTTTATTTTTCGTCCTGTTGATTGGTGTCTTTTTTGCAGGATGTCAACAGCACTCGCAAACAACTCAAAAACAGGAAAAACCTGCCAAAAATATTATCCTCCTGATTGGTGACGGTATGGGTACCTCTCAGGTTTTCGCAGGGATCACAGCCAATAAGGGGAAACTAAACATTGAACGTTTTAACGATATTGGTTTTTCCAGGACTCAATCGGCAAGCGACTACATTACCGACTCAGGTGCCGGTGGTACAGCCATAGCGGTGGGGGTAAAAACATACAACGGTGCTATCGGAGTGAATACCGATACTGTCCCTGTTAAGTCTATCCTGGAATATGCTGAAGATGCCGACAAAGCCACCGGACTGGTTGCTACAAGCACCATTACCCACGCTACACCGGCTTCTTTCTCCGCACATCAAAAGAGCCGGCATATGTATGAGGAGATTGCCGGAGACATTGTAAACAACGACATAGAAGTATTCATCGGTGGCGGATTAAAGCATTTCAAGGAGAGAAAAGACAGCGTTGATCTGACCAATACCCTCCTGGAAAAAGGATATACCATGGTATACAAACAGGAACTCATACCTACCGTTACCGAAGGCAAACTGGCCGGGTTGCTTTATGAGGAAGCTCCTCCGAAGTTTTCCGAGGGCCGTGGTGATATGCTCCCTCTGTCTTCGGCTAAAGCTATTGAATTACTAAACCAGGATGCGAACGGATTCTTCCTGATGATTGAAGGTTCCCAGATCGATTGGGGCGGACATGCCAACGATGCTCAATATATTGTTGATGAGATGCTTGATTTCGACAAGGCAGTTGGTATCGCTCTTGATTTTGCCGAAAAAGACGGAAATACCCTCGTAATTGTCACTGCCGACCATGAAACCGGTGGTATGGGCCTTAACGGTGGCGACTTTACAACAGGAATGGTAGAAGGGGGATTTACCACAGATAACCACACCGGCGTTATGGTACCGGTATTTGCTTACGGTCCTCAATCAGACCTTTTCCGCGGAATCTACGAAAATACCGCCCTGTTCGACAAGATGATGCAGGCGTTTGGCTTTGAAAAGAAGTAG